The Methanosarcina barkeri str. Wiesmoor genomic interval AAAACAAAACATGATAGAGACATAAATGCCGCTATCAATATCAAGAAATTCGCTCTCATAGATCAAAATCTAATTGGGTTGTAACACCTGCGGAACGTGGGGAAGAGCCTGGGGACTTGCCCTCAATGGAGGGAGGAATGAACCAGGAAGCCCCTAAGTCTTTAGCTTAGGGGTAGTTCACCAGAACAGGCCAGATCTCCTGGTTCCATTGCAAGTTCAGGTTTTTACATAAAGAACCAAGAAACTCTTTAAAACCTTGGGAACTCTGGACATGCCAGAGGCTCTCAATTTCTTTAGTATCCTCTAATCACAGCATAAGGCTTTCTAGCCCTGCAGACCCAGCACTGCAGGAATACCATATAGTTCTGATTTTTGATAGTAGATTTGACTTCCTTTCAGCCTCTGAGAATCTAACTATTATAGCCCAGGTAACTTCTTTTCATTACAACCCAGATTATTCTTGTAAGAAGCGGAGAATATGTTTGCTCTATGTCTTCCGTGGGGAGCCCTCAAAGACGCAGACTTTCCAGAAGTCCGCCGGATAACTACAGATCTGGCAGGCATGGAGCTTGTGGAGATAACGGTAATCAGGAAAGGGAAAACTCTTTTTTTTTCCTTGCGACCTCTTCGATTTCTTTACCTCTTAATTCCCATACCTGATCAAAGCACCATCTCAGAGCTTCGGAATCAAGATCCGTTCCTAGAGCAACCTTAATTTTCTCAAGATTTTCATTCTGTTTTTGCGAGATTTTAAGCCCTTTCTGAATTGTATATCTCTCTTGATTCTGTTTGTTTGATTTTGTTGAGAAGAACTTCCCTATTGTTTTCTCTGGTGTTTCAGACTTTTCAGATTTTTTTAAGCTTGTCTCTCCTATTCCTGCCATGCTCATGCCTCCCATCTTGACAACAGTTCTTCAGTCAATTGTTTATAAGCCTGTGCTCCTTTGCTTTCAGGATCATAGGAAAAGATTGCCTGATTGTATGAAGGAGCTTCATCCAGCCGGACATTTGGAGGAATTGTAGTGTTTAGAACTCTTTCTCCAAATACTTCTGTAATCTTCTTTTTAATGTCTTTATTAATTAAGAGATGATCATCGTACATAGTTAGCAGTACCGAGCCTATTTTCAGATGTGGATTCACATTTTCTCTAACACTCTCAATAATATCAAGGAACTGATGGATACCTTCCAGAGAATAGAACCCCTTTACAGGAATAAGCAGTTCATCCGCAGCAGAGAGAGCATTTATCACGATAGATCCAAGCAGGGGAGGTGTGTCGATAATAATATAGTCATATTGTTTTGCAAAGTCACATTTAAGAGCTTTCTGGAGAAGGCGTTCTCTCCCTATTTTCGAAGTGATTTCCAGCTCAACGGTTGCCAAGTCCATAGTAGCAGGGACAATATCCAGTCCCAGAACAACTGAAGGATACATTGCATCCTGCAATGTTCCCTGAAAATACAGAGATCTGGTACTGTTAAAGATTTCCGTACCTTTTGGTAATAGTGCGACTGTAGCATTGGCCTGTGGGTCGTCATCAATTAACAGGACTTTTTTACCTGCCATAGCCAGCCCTGCCGATAGATTTACAGCAGTTGTGGTTTTGCCTACCCCTCCTTTCCAGAGGCTAATGCAGACGATTTTTGGTTTTGACACTCTAACGCTCCCTTTCTAGTTTTTAGGAGATCTGGTTTTCAAGATATCTAGTTTTCAAGATATTCAGTTTTCAAAATATCTAGTATTCAAGATATCTAGTTTTTAGGAGATCTGGTTTTCAAGATATTTAATTTTCAAGATATCTGGTTATTAAGATATCTGGTTATTAAGATATCTAGTTATCAAGATATCTAGTTTTCAAGATATCCAGTTATAAAGATATTCAGTTTTTAAGATATTCAGTTTTTAGGAGATCTGGCTTTCAAGATATCCAGTTTTTTAATTTTCAAAATATTTAGTTTTCAAAATATCTTGTTTTCAGAATAAAAGGATTTCGAATTAGATAAGGAAGAGTTTTCATCAGATCACAGTCACTGCTAATTCCGAAGAAACTGTGAAAGAAAGCAGTGACTTAATTGTTGCTTTTCGCGGGAAAGGGTTTAGGGTCTTGTTCTCAAAAGAGAAAGGAATGAACCAGGAAGCTTCTCCTTCGAAACTGACCCAAAAGGTGAAGAGTTCAGGGAGAGGTAGTTCACGTAGATTGTTCATAGACATGCTTAGTTGTTTTTGCAATATTTCTCCAAGTAAAAGATTCAGCATACTCTCTGATTTTAAAACTATCCCAATTTTTATTTAAAGCTGACATTATAGTCTTTTCAAGTTCTTCTGAACTTGCAGGTTCACATAATAATCCATAGTCTTCAGAGTTTATTATTTCAGGAACTCCCCCGACTTTCGTTCCTATAAATGGTCTTCCACACCCAATTGTTTCAAACATAACAATAGGATTTCCCTCACCTAAACTTGGAAGAACAAAGAAATCACTTGTGTTTATATAAATTGGAATTTTCTCGTCAGGTATCCATCCGACTAATTTTATATAGTCCTCAAGTTTAGAATTTTTGATTTGTTGCTCTAGAGTTTCTAATAGATAACCTTTTCCTGCAATAACACAGTAAATATCAGATCTGGTTTTCACAATTTTGCCAATTGCCTCAATAAGATACCTATGTCCTTTTATGTCAATTAAGTTTGAAATGTTAAATATCACCTTTCTATTCATAGGAATATTTAAAACGGATCGACATTCATCAGTATTTCTTGGGAAAAAGAAAGTTGAATCATAACCATTTGGAATTACAACTAATTTATCTGAGTACTGCGGGAAAGTCTTGGAGATAAACTCTTTTTGTCTATTTGAAACTAAAATCATTGTATCTGTATTTTTTAAAACAAAGCTGAAAAAAGCTTTATATTTTCTCACAAATTCTTCTGTTTTTGAATGATGAAATGTGACAATTAACTTTTTGCCTACAATCTTTGATGCAATGGATGCAGTTATTGAGGAAATGAAACTAAATATACCACCCGATGTTTGGTCATGAATTATTTCGTATTTCTTTCTGTTAGATATGATCTGAAAAAATAATCCAAAAGTGCGCCGATATACCTTTTCGAAGTTTGTATTTTTTGAGTTAGCTTTGTTTGCATGATAATTATACAATAATATTTCATTATCTTCAACAGACAAATTTTCAATTAAGTTCTTAGTATGTGTAGAAACCCCACCTGAGGAAGCTACAGATCCACACATTAAAACCCTTACCATTCTGTCACTCCCACTTTTCTAAATACGTTGCCATGGCTAGCATCATCCAAGCTGCCCCCCATCTCATATATGGAATTTTGTTTGTAAGAATCCTGTTTTTTTGGTAAAAAAAATATCCAGAATTATCCTGCATATTAAAAATTGTCCACTCCAATATTTGCTTTGCAAACTCAAGGAATTCCACATCAAACGCACTTAACTTACTAAAAGTAATTACACCTTGAGCTTGATTATGTATATCTATAGGATATAATTTGGGATATCTGTAATAACATCTACCGTTATCTAAAAACTGTTTTCTCCTGTAAAAGCTTACACCTAATTTAATTGATTCAATTAATTGGTCCTGTTTTTTTGGCTCAGCAAAAGGAAGATATTCAACCAAAGAATCTATTATAAAACCTTGATGAAAATCAGTTTGACGCCTTACCTTTCCACTTTTATATTTACTATAGATCCAACAACCATCTGAATCCTGAGTACATATCAAAAATTCGGAAAGCTTGAATGCTATTCTTTTCATCTCATTATCGTCAAATAGAGGCATTAACCTGCATATTGCACTTAAACCTTCAGCAGAAGCATTTATTACGATTTTATTTTCACTTAAAGTATTGTACTTTAGGTAATAAAGGCCCTCGTCTGTTTTTTCCAGTAGATATCTGATAAAGAAATCATAGGCACTTTTTACAATCTCTTTTAATTCATCATCCTTAAAAATTAGATAACTGTCAGCCATTGCTTTGATCACATTTGATGTTGTGATAACATCAGGTATATCTGGAGTTAATATACTTCCATCGAAGCTCCGATAGTTAAAATAATGTCCTGCCCAGCAATCAAAATCATACTTTTGTTTGAGAGATTTATTTTTTAAAATATTGGTACACTCAAATAGATCACTTTTATACCGTTGATCATTTGTTAAAGTATAAATTTTTGAAAACGATTGAGCAAAAAGGGATATACCTTTTATATCCAGCCCTTTTTCAATACCTATAATTGGCCTGATGTTTAAGATAGAATACTTATTCAATTGAGTTATCAATATCTCCAGTAGCTGAGAGTCCGAACAGAATTTGTTTATCATTTCACTGTTTAGTGCATCATAAGGGTCCCATCCATAGTACTCTTCACTTTTTACCCACTCATAAAGCGATTTTATGGAATTATCCACAAGGACATCAAAAGACATAAATTAGCCTCAATTTAATTTATAATGCATTGATTGTGTCAGCAATTCTGCTGCTTGCAATCTTCATAGCAAATCACCCTGCAGGGCGACGACACTACCCTCTCGTTTAGAATAGTTTTGTGCAGCTTTTATTTTGTTTAGACTTTCAGGATAATTTTCAATAAAAAAAGACAAAAATTTGGTAGCGTCGATTTTGTCATCCAGGAGTCTATCTCTTTTTTCTTTCCATTTGTTTTTTAGCTCTGGTTCTTGAATAAGTTCTACAGCTTTTGCAATTGCTTTTGCAGGATCACTGAAGCTAAAAATAAGACGATACTTGTTTTCAAGTTCAATGAAATTACCCATGTCTTTCTTACCTACAAAGGAATTAAACCTGACAACTGGAGTACCAAGAACTGCAGATTCAGTAGTTATTGTCTGGGTATCTGCCACAACAAGTTTTGCGTAATACAGAATATCGTGAATGCGAGATTTTGGGATTTTCAACAAGTATTTGTTAAAATCATCTGGCAGTTTTAGTTCAGACGAAATAAACACACGGGTATACTTGCTCAGTTCATTAACCAGAAGTCTTTTTTCATCAATAGAAAAGCCGCTTATACCAAGATCATGTACAGCATCAAACGCATTGAAACGTAAAAGAACATAATCATCCTCTTGGCCTATCCCAAGAAAATCATGGATTTTAACATCTGGCACAAAATAGTTTGTATGTAAATAAGCAATTTCTTTAAAGCTATTAAATTTAATGTGCTTTGGACCCAGATCAACGGTAAACGATGAAGGAGTGAGAATCACATCCACAAACGGCTTAAAAAGCATGAACTGAAAAGGTGCAGGTTCAGAATCATTAAATATTATGCATTTTTTATGCAGTAATTGTGATGTATACGCTGAGTAAACTCCCACTCCAACCAATAAATCAGGCTTTTTCTTTCGAAGAAAACTATATGCTGTTAACACATTGAAAGGTAAAGCTAAGATTTTCCCATATTTTGAATCCGGTGCATTGGCATATACGAAATACTCAAACCCCATTTCATCTAATAGGCTAACTGTATCTCCATAGTTTCTGGCCAAGACAATAGCTTGATGCCCGCTGAATTCCAAAGTTTTAATAACATTTTTATACAAGTGAACGTGCGCAGGTGTATTTATAAAAAATGCAATCCTCAAAATATACCCCCCAGAATTCATTTTGAAGAATTTTAAATAAAATATTTTTCATTAAGATCGTGTCTTTTAAGATCAATAAAAGGACTTCAAGACTCGGATAAACCAATTTTTTGATGAAGCCTTTAACGTCGTAAAGGACATCTATACTGACTTCATTTATTCGAAGCCCGACGTTTCTTTTATCCATGAGCATTTGACTTTCTATAGCCATGCCCTGGGCATTGAAACGAAAATGTTCAATCGTTGAAGCGACGAAGGCGCGAAAATCAATCTGTGAATTTTTGATTTTGAGATCCAAGGATATGTTAATGAACTTGTCCACTTTGTTATAAACAGGTAAAATCACTGAGATTTGTTGTACAGCTGTACGCATTGTGCGTTGATAATCACTCCAAGAAATGGACTCGTTTTTGTTATTAGCACTCGACTCGAAACTCATCTTTCTGCCCGCCCTTCTTTGAGCCTTCAGATAAAAGATATTTGAGGCATTATTTAATCGTTTCAATTTATAGAAATATAATTAGATAGATATTCATATCGGATAATTTATAGAATAAATGAAAAATATATTAGTAATACATTATTATTTTAAATCAAAAAATTAGAGAACAAAGAAGAGGTTGATTTAAAATAGAGTAAGCCTTAAAAATAATAATCTAAGTATAAATTCTAAAATTGTCAATATAAAAAAGTAATATTAAAAATGAAGAAGAACTAAAAATGCAGAAATTCTAAGACTTTCATTCTCATCTGCCACTTTTTGGTTCTCACAGGAAGCTGTCGAGGAAAGGGATTTCACGCCTTAAAGTTAAAACTTTTTATTTCGCACTGCTTTTAATCTTTAGTTTAAGTCTGTATTTTATAAAAGAAGGAATTATAGACATTATTATTTGACGTTCAACGTTTTCTTTAGTAAAAATCCATATGCCACCCATATACACTATTGTCACAATGATTCCGAAGATTATTAGGGGTCCTAAGCCCGAAATAGGCACAAAAAAATTAATGAGCCTACAAGCTCCCGCTATTATAAGCATTGCTAAGGCACCAGGGAACATAGAACCCATGAAAGTAGTTCTTGGGATCCCAAGTACCTTAGTAGCATACCAGGGAATAAAAATGGCATTTTTAAGAATCAGCACAATTGCTCCTGCAACTGCAACGCCATAATATCCCCAACCAGTGACAAATGGAAGTATTACTTCCAATAGAAAATTGCCTATTCCCATCCAAAATGTGACAATTCCTGGAGTTCGCACTTTATTGTATGCGACATTAATATCAAAGAGAAGCATTACTGGAAGGTTAATCACTAGATGGGACAGCATTATTAACATCAGTGGAGAGAGTTTTACAAATTCGGGACCTACCCAGAGAAAAAGAAGTTGCGGAGCAAAACCGCAGATAAAGCCAATCGGAAGAGCCAGTGCAAAACCTGTAAGTTTTATGGCACTTTTTGATAAATTTATAAGTTCTTCGGTTTTGCCCTTAATATAGTAAGTTAGAATCACTGGTGTAAGGATACTTATAAGCACACCTGCAATAGTACGTAGCACTGAACTCCACATGAAAGCTATTGAGTATTCTCCACCCGCAAGAGTACCAAATAATTTGTTCACAACTATAAGGTCTATCTGGAGAAAAAAAAGGGAACCAATTTGAGTAATAATAACCCATCCTCCCATCTCCATAATCTCTTTAGCCTTTGATCTGCTGAAGTCTTTTATATTTATCGTAAGAAGCGGACTTATCTTGTGTGAGAAAAATACCGTAAGAACAAAGGCAACTATGGCAGCGATTAGATAAGCTAATCCTATGTAAGCAAGGTTTGGAGAATCTAACTTGAAAAACAATATAATTAGGCCCAACTGAAGAAGGATATTTATTGCATTTATTATGTTTAGAAGGTCAAGTCTGTTATAGGCAAAAAGGAAAACTCCAAAGTTACTGCTCCAAGCCCGCAATAGAAACGCACTTATAACCCCAAGGAAAAGGATTCTTGTAGCATTTTCCTGGCTTGATGGAACCCCAAAAAACAACGGAGAATAGTATGAAAGTAGTAATACTATGGGCAGCATTAGTAAGATAATCACAAGTGTTCCAAATAAAGCAGTATTAAAAGTCACATTTGCTTTTTTAAACTCTTCTCTCTGTAATTCAATAGTTATAGGCCTTGAAACTGACGTATTGAGAGATACCATAATTAGATTCACATAAGCTGTAAAGGAGGTCGCTAGTGGGATCATCGCATAGCTTGCAACGCCAAGTGAATTAATAAAATAAGGTACCAAAAACAGTCCACTTGCGAGGCTAACTATAAAATACACAATATTGGCTATGAGATTCTTAGGCACTTGCTTGCTGAAAACGTTCTGGGGATCCATTGAATTTAACATTTCTACCTTCTTGAATTCTCATGTGATACATGGTAAAATTAATCATAAATCTTCCAATTTTCATCAGTATTGCTTTTAATTTTTTGTCAGCCCTGCTAAAATATAGATACTGTCCTGAAATTATAAAGAAGCCTCAAAAATCCTATAATGTAGAGCAAGATATATTGACAGATCCAATTTTCCACTTACTTTTGGTATTTACTCCCACAATACCATAAGCGTGTGATATCATTGATTGAGTTGTATGTAATGAAGAGTTTATATAAATGCGAATTTGCAAAATTTGTTGTGTGCTTATAACAGCATAAGGAATAACTTATGATATATATTTAAGATTAAGCTGATCCCAAAACCCATTTTCGTCTCAATTATCAGAAACATTCAGACCTTGCTTAATAGTCATAAACCCAATTAGTCACTAAAATACGAGATTCAAAGTAAGTCTCAAGATAGGCTCATTAAGGTATACTTTTATCACGACCCGCATATTAGATCTTTAATGTAGAGGTTTTATGTTTCAATTTTTTACCGTCTTTTTGATATCATCTTATGAAAACTCAGGTGTTTAGACTGAGAAAAGATGTTCGGAAATCCAGAATTAGATAAATTCCATTATTTTAAAAATGATAATTCCAATAAAGCTAAAAGTCAAAGGAATGATTGCAATATTAAAAGAACAGTTAATATTTCGGTTCCATTTTTCAGTTGCAACTAGAATCTCCATCAAAGACAAAAGTATCAAAAGCCCAATAATAACCACAATCCAGTACTGGGGAATACCGATGGTTGTAGTTGCGGATTTGACACCAGAATAAACAACATCAGAATAAATAGTGTTATGTGAAAGAATGGTTGTTAACATAAAGATTCCTATGCATAATATTTATTTTATTAAAATATTATATATGATAAAATAATACTGCATCATTGTCCAAATAATGGATAATTGATATTAAGATAAAACAAGTTATAAAAACCTTTCTTTTAGAAGTCCAATTTGAATATTATTAGAAAAATAATGTATAATTTAAATTAAAATTTTAGATATTACAAAACTTTTACGTATTTAAAATGAAACATTAATATTTTTTATATTATAGAGTTCATCCCAAAACCCATTTTTTCTTAACTATGAGATCTATTCAAGATTACTTTCACCTTTGATACTCGATTTTTAAAGTACTCCAGACTGCCTTAATGTCAACTCTAAAATAATGAAAATTAGTCTCTCATTCAAGACAAATATTACAAAAGACTACATTACATAGCCAAATGCTCCTATTTTTATGCCTAATTAATATTCTGGTGTTCCTGTGAACTACCACTCATCTAAAGACTGAGTGGCTTCTTGGTTCATTCCTCCCTCTATTGAGGGCAAGTCCCCAAGCTCTTCCCCGCGTTCCGCAGGTGTTATAATCCAATTAGATTTTGATCTATGAGAGCAAATTTCTTGATATTGATAGCGGCATTTATATCTCTATCATGTTTTGTTTTACAGTCTGGGCAAGTCCATTCTCTATCTTTTAATGTCAAATTTGAATTATGATATCCACAAACATGACATACTTTAGAAGATGGTTCAAATTGCCCAATTCTCAGGATGGTTTTTCCGTACCATTCAGTTTTATACTCTAGTTTTGTTACAAAACTGCTCCATGCGGAATCACTTATAGCCTGTGCCAAATGATGATTCTTGACCATTCCTTTAACATTCAGAGTTTCCAGAGCTATTGCTTGGTTTTCGCTTATGAGTTTAAAAGAGAGTTTGTTCTGGAAGTCGTTCCTCTGATTAGTTATTTTGTCATGTAGTACAGCAAGCCTATGTTTGGCTTTTACCCTGTTCTTAGAACCGTTCTGTTTCCTTGATACTCTTTTTTGAAGAACCTTTAACCTGTTCAAAGAGTTTTTCAGGTAGTTAGGATTCTCAATCGTTTCTCCTGTGGAAAGTATAGCAAAATCCTTAATCCCGACATCTAGACCCACTGTAGTAGATTCTGAATACTTCTGTTTTGTAGGAAGTTCGTTCCCATCTTCAACAAGGATACTAATGTAGTAATGTCCTTTACATGTCCTTGAAACAGTAGCTGTTTTAAGCTCGCCCTCAAACTTCCTGTGAAAAACTGCTTTAACTGGTTCTATTTTAGGGAGCTTGATAGTGTTTTTTTCAAAGTCTACGGAGTAGTGTTGAGGTATAGGAAAAGATTGAATTGAGTTTTTCTTAGATTTGAACTTAGGAAAGCCGTTCTTCTCTCGGAAAAATCGAGTGAAGGCAGGCTCAACCTGCTTGGTCCTTCTTGAAATAAAAACTGACAAAGAATATCTCTACTTATTAATTAAGGACAAACCAAAAACTAGCGTTTTGTCAATTATCAAAAAATTTAAATAAGAATCTACTTAAAAGTTATAAAAAAGTCAAACATCAGTATTTATTTGCTTGATACAATACTATTAGATAAAGATTATTCATTCTGTTTAAGAGGATCCTTTTATCTTGGAAGCTGGATATTCTAAAAATAAGATTTCTTGAAAACTGGATTTCTTGAAAACTGGATTTCTTGAAAACTAGATATCTTGAAAACTGGATATCTTGAAAACTAAATTTCTTGAAAACTGGATATCTTGAAAACTGAATTTCTTGAAAACTGGATTTCTTGAAAACTGAATTTCTTGAAAGCAGAAAAAAGAACCCATTTCAGAGCGCAATACATTCCAAGAACTTACCATAAATTGCCTGGAAAATTATACAATATCAGAACAAAAGATTTCTGTTTTAGTCCATTTCCTAAGCAAAACAATATCAAGAGACGTACAGAATAAAAAGAAAAATAAATTAAAAAACGGCACTGTTGAATACTATAGATAAAAAAACACCGACAAGAGGAGATATATAGACCAAAATTCATATGTCAATAAGCAATACTGCCACATTACTCACAGCACTTGAGGACTTTAAAGTTGGAAGACACTTATAAAAGTACCAGGAGATTTTAAAAGATAGAATATCGAAGCAACTAGAAGTAATTTTTTAAAAAAGGGAATTTAATGCTTTTAATTCAAGATTAAAGCATTAATTTTGAAATTGGCAAAGGTTCAAGTCTCAAAATTCAACATTACTATGTACGGACTGATCTCCAGCAAAGTATTTTCCTACTGACATGTTTTACCACACTTGAATTCAGGCAGGAGCTTCCTTACTCATAATATAAACAATCATTTTTGGGTTAAGCCTGTTCTCCCTTGAAATCTTTGCTTCGATATCTTCATTGGATTTACCTTCGATTCTCATTTCTTTTATTCTTTCAATAATCGATGACGGAACAGTGTAGTATTCGTTAATGTCCTTCCTGTGGCCCCAGACATCACCTTCGATAAGCTGGATTCTTTGCATTTCAAGGAATATTTCTATAGATTTTGAAACCGTAGCCATGTAAGATTTAGGTAACTGTATTACCTCAATTTTCGGACATGTTTCAACCAGTTCAAAAATATCTTTATTCGAAGGCCTGAAGGCCAGATGAACAATACGCTCATTCGGATTTAATGTAAAAATTTCATCTCTGGAACTAACTACTCGAATTCTCATAATTATCCCCCACTATAAACTTCTTTTAGTTGTATGATATAACTACATATACTGATTATAAATAATTATCTCATTGAACTAACATTATTTAGATAGTGTTCTGAAGAAAATAATATAGGATGCAAATAATAATATTAGACCTCCGAATTTGATCTAG includes:
- a CDS encoding ParA family protein codes for the protein MSKPKIVCISLWKGGVGKTTTAVNLSAGLAMAGKKVLLIDDDPQANATVALLPKGTEIFNSTRSLYFQGTLQDAMYPSVVLGLDIVPATMDLATVELEITSKIGRERLLQKALKCDFAKQYDYIIIDTPPLLGSIVINALSAADELLIPVKGFYSLEGIHQFLDIIESVRENVNPHLKIGSVLLTMYDDHLLINKDIKKKITEVFGERVLNTTIPPNVRLDEAPSYNQAIFSYDPESKGAQAYKQLTEELLSRWEA
- a CDS encoding glycosyltransferase — its product is MVRVLMCGSVASSGGVSTHTKNLIENLSVEDNEILLYNYHANKANSKNTNFEKVYRRTFGLFFQIISNRKKYEIIHDQTSGGIFSFISSITASIASKIVGKKLIVTFHHSKTEEFVRKYKAFFSFVLKNTDTMILVSNRQKEFISKTFPQYSDKLVVIPNGYDSTFFFPRNTDECRSVLNIPMNRKVIFNISNLIDIKGHRYLIEAIGKIVKTRSDIYCVIAGKGYLLETLEQQIKNSKLEDYIKLVGWIPDEKIPIYINTSDFFVLPSLGEGNPIVMFETIGCGRPFIGTKVGGVPEIINSEDYGLLCEPASSEELEKTIMSALNKNWDSFKIREYAESFTWRNIAKTTKHVYEQST
- a CDS encoding DUF354 domain-containing protein — encoded protein: MRIAFFINTPAHVHLYKNVIKTLEFSGHQAIVLARNYGDTVSLLDEMGFEYFVYANAPDSKYGKILALPFNVLTAYSFLRKKKPDLLVGVGVYSAYTSQLLHKKCIIFNDSEPAPFQFMLFKPFVDVILTPSSFTVDLGPKHIKFNSFKEIAYLHTNYFVPDVKIHDFLGIGQEDDYVLLRFNAFDAVHDLGISGFSIDEKRLLVNELSKYTRVFISSELKLPDDFNKYLLKIPKSRIHDILYYAKLVVADTQTITTESAVLGTPVVRFNSFVGKKDMGNFIELENKYRLIFSFSDPAKAIAKAVELIQEPELKNKWKEKRDRLLDDKIDATKFLSFFIENYPESLNKIKAAQNYSKREGSVVALQGDLL
- a CDS encoding lipopolysaccharide biosynthesis protein; amino-acid sequence: MLNSMDPQNVFSKQVPKNLIANIVYFIVSLASGLFLVPYFINSLGVASYAMIPLATSFTAYVNLIMVSLNTSVSRPITIELQREEFKKANVTFNTALFGTLVIILLMLPIVLLLSYYSPLFFGVPSSQENATRILFLGVISAFLLRAWSSNFGVFLFAYNRLDLLNIINAINILLQLGLIILFFKLDSPNLAYIGLAYLIAAIVAFVLTVFFSHKISPLLTINIKDFSRSKAKEIMEMGGWVIITQIGSLFFLQIDLIVVNKLFGTLAGGEYSIAFMWSSVLRTIAGVLISILTPVILTYYIKGKTEELINLSKSAIKLTGFALALPIGFICGFAPQLLFLWVGPEFVKLSPLMLIMLSHLVINLPVMLLFDINVAYNKVRTPGIVTFWMGIGNFLLEVILPFVTGWGYYGVAVAGAIVLILKNAIFIPWYATKVLGIPRTTFMGSMFPGALAMLIIAGACRLINFFVPISGLGPLIIFGIIVTIVYMGGIWIFTKENVERQIIMSIIPSFIKYRLKLKIKSSAK
- a CDS encoding DUF1699 family protein — encoded protein: MRIRVVSSRDEIFTLNPNERIVHLAFRPSNKDIFELVETCPKIEVIQLPKSYMATVSKSIEIFLEMQRIQLIEGDVWGHRKDINEYYTVPSSIIERIKEMRIEGKSNEDIEAKISRENRLNPKMIVYIMSKEAPA